Proteins from one Candidatus Zixiibacteriota bacterium genomic window:
- a CDS encoding CpsD/CapB family tyrosine-protein kinase — protein MAKKNLSIIEFFDLESPESTEFRRVLHSLNGTRIKGERRAILVTSAMLSEGKSIVSSFLAMTSARDKKRKTLLIDFDLRRPMVHKLFSVPLNKGIADIVVDGVPARNVIKKTSIETLDLVTAGRIISNPSDFLTGAAVHKIIEEMKFYYELILVDCPPVLPVIDPMLLLDEMDGAILVVKAGSTQRDIVLRARDLLASQKNKIIGVIVNNINETLPYHYNYSYYGYHYRPAKK, from the coding sequence TTGGCCAAGAAGAACCTGTCCATAATAGAGTTTTTTGATCTTGAATCCCCGGAAAGTACCGAGTTTCGCCGGGTTTTACACAGTCTCAACGGTACCCGGATAAAGGGCGAGAGGCGGGCCATTCTGGTGACCTCGGCCATGCTGTCGGAGGGGAAGTCCATCGTTTCGTCCTTTCTGGCGATGACCTCGGCGCGAGATAAAAAAAGGAAAACACTTCTTATCGATTTCGATCTGCGCCGCCCGATGGTACACAAGCTTTTTTCCGTGCCGCTGAATAAGGGTATTGCCGATATAGTCGTTGACGGTGTTCCGGCCCGAAATGTTATAAAGAAGACCTCCATCGAGACACTTGACCTGGTGACGGCCGGGCGGATTATAAGTAATCCTTCGGATTTCCTGACCGGGGCCGCGGTTCACAAGATTATCGAGGAAATGAAATTCTATTATGAGTTGATCCTGGTCGATTGTCCCCCGGTGTTACCGGTTATCGATCCGATGCTGCTCCTGGATGAAATGGACGGAGCCATCCTGGTGGTCAAGGCCGGTTCCACTCAGCGCGATATTGTCCTCAGGGCCCGCGATCTTCTGGCCTCCCAGAAAAATAAAATCATCGGCGTTATTGTCAACAACATAAACGAAACCCTTCCGTATCATTATAATTACAGCTACTATGGCTATCATTACCGGCCGGCCAAAAAATAG
- a CDS encoding tetratricopeptide repeat protein, which produces MESYRLNSRIVDDKKEYLIQTMNDTSDGVIKTTLFVNGEILDAMVFPHADEIGEEEILNLVKCEHGEKKSELEYLLKSYKEVLRNGRPEMMYHLGTALYYKRMYSEARHLFQTALELKHDYHECFFFLSRTELALGHAEEAVKAGSRAVELRQNYADYRNALGEALLESSSCKRAVIEFEEAIRKNVYYADAYFNLAMTYIQNAVKKEDYHLVSDLKTKCMDMLKKAVLIYPAYESSDFDRATAALKAGDLKGAYNLLMTVRESKKEKQRLEQAVYFHRFLIYTDWLSENHIADRIAYLEREINKNPDYVDLYYELAVCHLHQARFQWQKGINNFQKALAINPDLKKANRAYEMARDHSLKLNDAITGISDKNTILE; this is translated from the coding sequence ATGGAATCGTACCGTCTTAACAGCCGGATTGTCGATGACAAGAAAGAGTATTTGATCCAGACGATGAATGATACCTCGGATGGGGTTATCAAGACAACCCTGTTTGTCAACGGTGAGATACTCGATGCCATGGTATTTCCTCATGCCGACGAGATCGGAGAAGAAGAAATACTCAATCTTGTCAAATGCGAACACGGCGAGAAAAAATCGGAGCTTGAGTATCTCCTGAAAAGTTATAAAGAGGTCCTCCGGAATGGTCGTCCGGAGATGATGTATCATCTTGGAACCGCCCTGTATTATAAACGGATGTATAGCGAGGCGAGGCATTTATTCCAGACCGCCCTGGAGCTCAAGCATGATTATCATGAATGTTTTTTCTTCCTTTCGCGGACGGAGCTGGCACTGGGACACGCCGAGGAAGCAGTTAAGGCCGGCAGTCGGGCGGTCGAGCTCCGGCAGAATTATGCCGATTACCGGAATGCCCTGGGCGAGGCGCTGCTCGAATCGAGTTCCTGCAAGCGGGCGGTTATCGAATTCGAGGAAGCCATTCGTAAGAATGTGTACTATGCCGATGCCTATTTCAACTTGGCCATGACCTATATTCAAAACGCGGTCAAAAAGGAAGATTATCATCTGGTTTCGGACCTGAAGACCAAATGCATGGATATGCTCAAGAAAGCCGTTTTGATTTATCCAGCCTATGAATCATCCGATTTCGACCGGGCCACGGCGGCTTTGAAGGCCGGGGATTTAAAAGGGGCGTATAATCTTTTAATGACGGTTCGGGAATCCAAGAAAGAAAAACAGCGCCTGGAACAGGCCGTCTATTTCCATCGTTTTCTGATTTATACCGATTGGCTTTCGGAAAATCATATCGCCGACCGGATTGCTTATCTGGAGCGGGAGATAAACAAGAATCCGGATTATGTCGATCTTTATTACGAGCTGGCGGTCTGTCATCTGCATCAGGCGCGGTTCCAGTGGCAAAAAGGTATCAATAATTTTCAAAAAGCTTTGGCGATTAATCCGGATTTGAAAAAAGCCAACCGGGCCTATGAAATGGCCCGCGATCATTCCTTGAAACTTAATGATGCCATTACCGGTATATCGGATAAAAATACAATTTTGGAGTAA
- a CDS encoding SLBB domain-containing protein, which yields MKIIFCLLRPLAILLILTAGLYGQSYVIGPEDVLEIQFWQDPQLDATPKVNQEGKISLDIIGEVEASGLTTSELEREIVRRMSRYNKAISQAVVRISAYGSQKVYISGQVLNPGKYTYEKIPGLWDLINEAGGISEYGDLTRVMIVRGGDQAGQVEIVNVSAMVAAGRINELPIIRAGDTIEVPRTPAGLPARTLSDRPESRNIFYVTGAVENPGPMTLENNTDILDAIAQVGGATGDADLSEVRVVSKDGQYTQVTMVNLKEYHETGISGRLMIRPEDNIIVPRRSGGFLGMNSIGSIVTLLGGISAALLIYDRISSNND from the coding sequence ATGAAGATTATATTCTGTTTATTGCGCCCTCTGGCAATCTTGTTGATATTGACGGCGGGCCTGTATGGCCAGTCGTATGTCATTGGTCCGGAAGATGTTCTGGAGATTCAATTCTGGCAGGATCCCCAGTTGGATGCCACTCCCAAGGTCAATCAGGAAGGGAAAATATCGCTGGATATTATCGGTGAAGTGGAGGCTTCCGGTCTGACGACTTCAGAATTGGAGCGGGAAATCGTGAGAAGGATGTCCCGCTATAATAAGGCCATTTCACAGGCGGTGGTTCGGATAAGCGCCTATGGCAGTCAGAAAGTATATATTTCCGGGCAGGTGTTAAATCCCGGTAAATACACTTATGAAAAAATCCCCGGTCTATGGGATTTGATTAACGAAGCCGGGGGGATATCGGAATATGGAGATTTGACCCGGGTCATGATTGTCCGGGGCGGCGATCAGGCCGGCCAGGTTGAAATCGTCAACGTTTCCGCCATGGTGGCGGCCGGACGGATTAATGAATTGCCGATAATCCGCGCGGGAGATACGATCGAAGTCCCCCGGACCCCGGCGGGTCTTCCGGCCCGAACCTTGAGCGACCGGCCCGAGTCAAGGAATATTTTTTATGTGACGGGAGCGGTGGAGAATCCCGGTCCGATGACTCTGGAAAACAATACTGATATCCTGGATGCTATTGCCCAGGTGGGTGGAGCGACCGGTGACGCGGATTTGAGTGAGGTCAGGGTGGTTTCCAAGGACGGGCAGTATACTCAGGTAACGATGGTCAATCTCAAAGAATATCATGAAACCGGGATATCGGGCCGGCTGATGATCCGGCCGGAGGACAACATAATAGTCCCGCGCCGATCGGGCGGTTTTCTGGGGATGAATTCTATTGGCAGTATTGTGACTTTATTGGGCGGGATTTCGGCGGCGCTCCTGATTTATGATCGCATTAGTTCAAACAACGATTAG